A genomic region of Rhodothermia bacterium contains the following coding sequences:
- a CDS encoding DUF2490 domain-containing protein has protein sequence MLKIFVFVLVFLGALIEVSYAQKNIQNQTLMWETFSVSGAIKKYPVQIELQQRHYINPIAQHQFLVRGQVGKSISHNWRIALGGAFFLQSPNDPKTTHRLAVPEIRPHVEAVYQQNASKTNISHRYRLETRIYHKQSPDKKELVDGYFYNNMRLRYRLQAVIPTTRFLSKHVAINVSNEVHLNIGEKIKYNVFDQNRLYGGLAVSRRKSQYEVGYLNWFQQQSSGIDFYNRHILRLGFNYKM, from the coding sequence ATGCTTAAAATATTTGTATTTGTCCTTGTGTTCTTGGGTGCATTAATTGAAGTTTCTTATGCCCAAAAAAACATTCAAAACCAAACGTTAATGTGGGAGACTTTTAGCGTGTCGGGTGCGATTAAAAAGTACCCAGTCCAGATTGAACTTCAGCAGCGGCATTACATAAATCCGATTGCACAGCATCAATTTCTGGTGAGGGGACAAGTTGGAAAATCAATCAGTCATAATTGGCGTATTGCACTGGGGGGTGCTTTTTTTCTCCAAAGCCCAAACGATCCAAAAACAACACACCGCTTGGCCGTTCCAGAAATTCGGCCTCATGTAGAAGCTGTTTACCAACAAAATGCCTCAAAAACAAACATTAGCCACCGATACCGTTTAGAGACTCGGATTTACCACAAGCAATCTCCAGATAAAAAAGAGCTTGTGGATGGTTATTTCTACAATAATATGAGGCTTAGATATAGATTACAAGCAGTTATCCCTACGACTCGTTTTTTGTCTAAACATGTCGCTATTAATGTGAGTAATGAAGTACACTTAAACATAGGAGAGAAGATAAAATACAATGTTTTTGATCAGAATCGGCTTTATGGTGGCCTCGCGGTTAGTCGTCGGAAAAGTCAATATGAAGTTGGCTATTTGAATTGGTTTCAGCAACAAAGCTCTGGCATTGATTTTTATAATAGACATATCCTTCGTTTAGGATTTAATTATAAAATGTGA
- a CDS encoding DUF4351 domain-containing protein codes for MIQSKPSPIDHDGLFKELIRVFTFEFLELFVPELSIDIDRTSFEFLDKELLQVLDQGDRKEVDLLVKTRFKGEPVFFLIHFEVQSSHQNWSPRRMFQYASRLYERFSLPIYPIALLTWDSPQKAASSAFSFGFPHLKVLEFNFHTIQLNRLPWRAFMRIENPVATALMAKMDIPKSDRPKVKLEYLRMITTLKIDVTKSALIWQFMETYLRLNAQEEQMAQQLIQTELPPEKQNEMRLYNTSFHEKGRTEGRTEGERLAKLSTLSRLVERKFGESVLALHKEKIEELPITEIDALFDVAIFFDDASELAAWFKQ; via the coding sequence ATGATACAGTCTAAGCCTTCTCCGATAGATCACGACGGTCTTTTTAAAGAATTGATCCGTGTGTTCACGTTTGAGTTTCTGGAGTTGTTTGTCCCAGAGTTATCTATTGACATAGACCGAACTTCTTTCGAGTTTTTAGACAAGGAATTGTTGCAGGTTTTGGATCAAGGTGATCGTAAAGAAGTTGATTTATTGGTTAAGACCCGTTTTAAGGGTGAACCTGTATTTTTCTTGATTCACTTCGAGGTTCAATCGTCGCACCAAAATTGGTCACCTCGTCGTATGTTTCAATATGCATCACGTTTATACGAGCGCTTTTCACTACCGATCTATCCAATAGCGCTTTTGACGTGGGATTCTCCGCAGAAAGCCGCCTCAAGTGCATTCTCATTTGGTTTTCCACATCTGAAGGTTCTGGAGTTCAATTTCCACACCATTCAACTCAACCGTTTGCCTTGGCGTGCGTTTATGCGGATAGAGAATCCGGTAGCGACGGCCTTGATGGCGAAGATGGATATCCCGAAGTCGGATCGTCCGAAAGTGAAATTGGAATATCTTCGTATGATTACGACGTTGAAGATAGATGTAACGAAATCGGCCTTGATCTGGCAATTTATGGAAACGTATCTTCGGTTAAATGCACAAGAGGAACAAATGGCCCAACAGTTGATACAAACGGAACTTCCACCAGAAAAACAAAACGAGATGAGGCTTTATAATACTTCTTTTCATGAGAAAGGCAGAACTGAAGGCAGAACTGAAGGTGAACGTCTTGCCAAGTTATCAACACTAAGCCGTTTAGTCGAGCGCAAGTTTGGGGAATCGGTATTGGCTTTGCACAAAGAAAAAATCGAGGAACTACCGATTACCGAAATTGATGCCCTTTTTGATGTGGCCATTTTCTTTGACGATGCCTCCGAACTTGCTGCGTGGTTTAAGCAATAG